One Podospora pseudopauciseta strain CBS 411.78 chromosome 4, whole genome shotgun sequence genomic window, GGGGCCTGGCTGGACTTGAAAAGAGCATGGGCGGGGCATATCATTGATATGTAAAAAAATATCCTTGGCAATTTCtcttccctttcttttcAATGGCTGTTTGACAGGAACATGATAACGACCGACGCCTACTACGACCTCTGCCAGTATCCGTACGTGTATGCTTCCACCTACCACCCACCCAGCacacccaacctcctcccacacACAGTCCAGATCTTTTACTCCTCGCCTAAGACAATAGGTAGTCAGTCCGCAAAATTCTTCCTCTCGCAACCCTCTTTTTTCGCGGGCTCACTATGCCTTGGGCTTCGTACACTTTTGCCACTGCAAGTAATGCTTCTGCACAAACTTGAGATCCGTCGAGTCGACCTATAAAAATCGGGTATTCCGAATCAACATGGGATTCTCTCTCTTTGTTTTTGACAAAACCAAtaaccccctcttccaccttgtCATCAAGTTTCTGgtaacaaaaaaaaaaaaaaagaaaaaaagaaaaaaaaaaaaaagaggaaatcACTCGGTGCATCTCCGCCACCTTGTCCTGATCTTCTCCAGTCTTCTTACCGTAAGGAGGGCGGGCTTGACCGCGTCCATGGGCGACAGCCGCACCTCGgagttgatgttgaggagcCCCTCCAGCCCGCAGGGGGACCAGACGGTCGACTCGACGCCAAAAGTGTCCGTCTTGAGGTAGTTGTCGTCGTAGGGGCCCTTGAGCGTGAGGGTTGAGGTGATctgcgggtggtggtgttgatggttAGCATCGATCTCGGTTCGTTCGTGAGCAGAGCATGAGGGGCCTGACTGACCTGCTTGGAGTCGCCCGAGAAGTAGTAGGTGGCCTTGCAGGTGCCCGTGTCTCCGGCGGGGATCTGAGCGTACCCGCGGTAGTCGGCCTTGAAGACGGAGAACTGATAGCCCTGGGGGTACTTGATCTTGACGTTGAGCTGGCAGTTCTTGCGGTAGTTGGACGCGCTGATGCCCTGCCCGGCTTGCGCAACAAAGTTGGCGTACAGCAGCGTGATGGTGGTCAGGTCAGAAGAGAGCTGGCCCGAGACAGTACCAGCAGGGCAACCGGAGCCGGCAAAAGCGAGGCCAACGATGGAAACCTCATGGCCAGACGGGGTGTCGGCGAGGGGATCAACGAGAACCGGAGAGGCCGTGGCAAGGCCAGCCACGAGGGGGAGAATGGAGAGCTTCATCGTGAGTTGTTCTGAAGGTTAGATGGCGCgatggttggtgatgatgaagccgAGGTGATTCTGAGGAGGATTAAAACAGCCTTCTTATACCCCGAATCTTTAAGTGTTCTCGTCCATAAGCTGCTGTTGCTATTTTCGTCGCCATCAAGACCGCTCCAGATCGGCCGAGACGATGCCCTCACTCTATTGCGGAATTACGGCGTCACCTTCCACTAGATCAGCAGTCATGAGACCGAGCTGCTACTGGTGCGGCTTAAAGTCCGTTCTCGTCTGTTGCCCATCTCTCAAGGAGCATGAGGCTGTGGCGTTCGAGACAGACCACGGCTGGCCTGTCGACATATGAGCTCTATATGAATGCTTAGCATTCCCGGCTTGTTGGAAAGGGTGGGAAGGGCGTCTTAATCTACGGCAACACCTTATTCTTCCCTTTGCTGCTATTTTTGAGGCCTCAATCTCTAACCTGCCGCGGCAGGATGTAGGTCAGCACCTTCACTTTAAATTAAAGACACTCGGAAGCCGCCGAATGCTCTTTTGCTGTTACTTGTCAGTCACTAAAAGTTGCACAAGTCCAGGCTTTTGTCATTTATCACTGCAGCTGTCCCCACACTCCCTTTAGCGGGTTGAAATTCCATCAATAGACAGCTCAGGAGCTCTGCGTCTCAGACCAACACCGCCCCTTCCGGCGAGAGAGGCGGCAAGGAAGTGCAAAGCGACAGACCACCAACACGTGAGAGGGTCTACGGCGGGCCAGAACAGACCCAGACCCAGACCCAGACCCAGGGAACTGGCTAATAGGGGTCGATGATCATATTACCGCCGAGACAGACACGGCAGAGAAGCGAGAATCCGGGGCACCCTCGCCAGCTGAGCGACTGTGTGAGAAATAGGCTAAAAAAGATAAACATGCTTTCTGACATGGCATGTGCAATCTCGTGTTCTCACAGGCCAATCAATGTTATCAGATCCGGGATCCCAAATGGTTTCGGGAGTTCTCGGTGAGATCGAAGCCTCTTCAACTGTACAGGCTCCCTAAGAAACTCGGAGCTTTTTGGATGAGCTAACAGCATCCGCCAGATACACACAAGATTGGATATTTCTTCCACTGACTGATGGTTATCACCGAGTCGTTAGATCTCAAAGATCGCATCAATATCAGATACCTATCCTCAaacatcacctccaccatgGTCTCTACCACAAGCTCATATCTACATTGGCAGTTAGCAATATTGACCTCGATCCATCAAACATGTGTTCCATCTCTTTGAGCTGCAAATTCCATCCTTCCACACACCACTCTTCTTCCACCTGCCACACGGTCAAGAATAAAGCATTCAGAAGTGTCGTAAAAacccagccccctcccccagagCTAATCTGATAAATCGATCTTCCCCCGCAGTCtattcatcaccacccccatcacaaGCAAACATCACCATTTCTGACCTTTCCTTTCCTACCTGCCTACCCCATCTGTTTTGATGCCCATTCTGCTCGCTACCTCGTGTTTCACCTAGATGACGCCTATCATAGCGTTACCCGAGGGGGTCGTGAACTGCTAAAAGAAGAGACGTACCATCACTACACGTTAGAACTCCCAgaaaaagagggaggaggtaaAGGTAACAAGGGCAGGGTGATTCTTGCATCGATTCTCGATATCTTTGATTGGATACCATCGAGGTTCCAATCCTGAGCGTAAATGCTTTCATCTTGAGGAGAGATGACGGTCTAAAAGATCAACATGAAGGGCAGAGAGAGCCGGCAGATATACACCACCTTTCCCAGACTTCAAACCGCGGGAGAGCAATCGTAGAGTGAATCTGGCTTGGCCATACTGACTTGACCCACCTCACACCCACATGACATCTTGTCTTCATCCCGCTACCTTTACACATGCTACACCCATAATACacaactcctccccagatctacccaatcccaacccatcccaacTCGATCCAGATCCTACCTCAactccttccccccaacaactccaccaccacccttctccctctccctctccctcacctcccacgcCAGCCCAAAAATCCTCTGCCAAACCTCCAACCACCTCTCCTGCTGCGccgtcaccaacctccccggACTCTTAAAACACCTCGCCAGCATCTCCCTGAGCCTCGCCCTCAGCACCTTCATAACCAACATGGTCTTCCAATCCGGCACTGCAAACCTCGCCCGGTTCCCATCCAGCACCAAAACCCCCGAGTACAAATCCGCGCGGACATCCCCACAAAGCAGCGCAACAGCAAACGGGTCCACAGCCGTTGTCTCGTGAGCGTTCAAGAACCtaaaaacaacaaacaacacaGTTAGCAAAAGAGgtccccaaccacccccccagaaaaggagaagaaaggaaaagaaagaaaaaacacaTACTGCTTGTTCTGCATAATATGATAATAACTCATCCActtcacctccccattcccac contains:
- a CDS encoding hypothetical protein (COG:S; EggNog:ENOG503P48K); this translates as MKLSILPLVAGLATASPVLVDPLADTPSGHEVSIVGLAFAGSGCPAGTVSGQLSSDLTTITLLYANFVAQAGQGISASNYRKNCQLNVKIKYPQGYQFSVFKADYRGYAQIPAGDTGTCKATYYFSGDSKQITSTLTLKGPYDDNYLKTDTFGVESTVWSPCGLEGLLNINSEVRLSPMDAVKPALLTVDSTDLKFVQKHYLQWQKCEE